A DNA window from Microcystis aeruginosa NIES-843 contains the following coding sequences:
- a CDS encoding IS1634 family transposase: MNQSTEIEVKNLDHLGLVAGIIDEIGIVEIINEQVSIERGEIVTAGQVVKAIILNGLGFVSRALYLFPQFFEDKATEHLLGEGIEPKHLNDDKIGRVMDKLYQLNVSVIFLLISLAAVKKFGVATENSHLDSTSLSVEGEYKKEYPTVEILKSGAVGEEIETGQQPIKITYGYSRDRRPDLKQFMIDLIVSGDGDVPLFLKVGDGNEADKAVFGQIAREFKKQVDFDSLIVGDSALYSKENLKLMKEMRWLSRVPLSIKEAQELVDSISEKELTDSEIPGYSWRETISNYGGIEQRWLLVESQARQESDLKKLEKKIEQEKNSAQEKIRQLSRREFENRAVALAIAKGLSDSLKSHQLTEIKVNLIPPESQGSKLKSKDDLPSQSYQVQAKLELNLTAIERLKKRAGRFVLATNDLEKQRLSSEDILKKYKGQQAPERGFSFLKDPCFFADSVFLKSPHRIEVMAMLMGLCLLVYTIGQRQLRLSLKQQETGLKNPLGKLTDRPTLRWIFQGFQGIHLVRIQDNQKISNLTDERRNILRFFPKPCQEYYLLS, translated from the coding sequence ATGAATCAATCAACAGAAATTGAAGTCAAAAATCTAGACCATCTGGGATTAGTAGCCGGAATTATCGATGAAATAGGAATCGTTGAAATTATCAACGAACAAGTCTCAATTGAGCGAGGAGAAATTGTCACAGCTGGGCAAGTCGTGAAAGCAATTATCCTGAATGGATTGGGATTTGTCTCCCGAGCCTTGTATTTATTTCCTCAATTTTTTGAAGATAAAGCAACCGAACATCTGCTGGGAGAGGGCATCGAACCAAAACACCTGAATGATGATAAAATTGGTCGAGTAATGGACAAACTTTATCAACTTAATGTTTCGGTCATTTTCCTACTGATTAGTTTAGCGGCCGTGAAAAAATTTGGTGTAGCAACCGAGAACTCCCATTTAGATTCGACTTCTCTATCAGTAGAAGGAGAATATAAAAAGGAATACCCAACAGTAGAAATCCTGAAATCAGGAGCAGTGGGAGAAGAAATTGAAACCGGACAACAGCCAATAAAAATTACCTACGGATACTCCCGCGACCGACGACCTGACTTAAAACAATTTATGATTGACTTAATCGTAAGTGGGGATGGAGATGTACCTTTATTCCTGAAAGTAGGGGACGGAAATGAAGCGGACAAAGCAGTTTTTGGTCAAATCGCCCGAGAATTTAAAAAACAAGTTGACTTTGACAGTTTAATAGTCGGCGATAGCGCCCTCTATAGCAAAGAGAATTTAAAACTAATGAAAGAAATGCGTTGGTTGTCTCGAGTACCATTAAGCATTAAAGAGGCTCAAGAGTTGGTTGATAGCATCTCAGAAAAAGAGTTAACCGATTCAGAAATACCGGGTTATTCCTGGCGGGAAACCATCTCTAACTATGGGGGGATAGAACAAAGATGGTTGCTAGTTGAAAGTCAAGCTAGACAAGAATCAGACTTGAAAAAATTAGAGAAAAAAATCGAGCAGGAAAAGAATTCTGCCCAAGAAAAAATCCGGCAACTATCCCGAAGAGAATTTGAGAATAGAGCGGTGGCGTTGGCGATAGCCAAAGGATTATCTGACTCCTTAAAATCTCATCAGTTAACGGAGATTAAAGTCAATCTCATTCCGCCTGAGTCCCAGGGGTCAAAACTCAAATCAAAAGACGATTTACCCTCTCAAAGCTATCAAGTTCAAGCCAAATTAGAGTTGAATTTGACCGCCATTGAGAGGCTAAAGAAACGAGCAGGACGATTCGTTTTAGCAACTAACGATTTGGAGAAACAACGATTAAGCAGTGAGGATATACTCAAAAAATATAAAGGGCAACAAGCTCCAGAAAGAGGATTTTCTTTTCTCAAAGACCCCTGCTTTTTTGCTGACAGTGTCTTTCTCAAATCTCCCCATAGAATCGAGGTCATGGCCATGCTCATGGGCTTGTGCCTGCTGGTTTATACTATTGGTCAAAGACAACTTCGTTTAAGTTTAAAACAGCAGGAGACGGGACTGAAAAATCCGTTGGGTAAGTTAACTGACCGACCGACGTTACGCTGGATATTTCAGGGCTTTCAAGGGATTCATCTCGTCCGTATTCAAGACAATCAAAAGATTAGCAACTTAACGGATGAGAGGCGCAACATTTTGAGATTTTTCCCCAAACCTTGCCAGGAATATTATCTCTTATCTTGA
- a CDS encoding DUF2288 domain-containing protein: protein MGNIHEQLLEELAEVEWSDLIPHAQRDALIVVSDSLNLIEVAEAIAGDRVAQVQNWIGEKLLEKPTQEQLSDWNSHPDNLFNTLIVQPFVLIQAVV, encoded by the coding sequence ATGGGTAATATTCACGAGCAGTTATTAGAGGAATTAGCCGAAGTGGAGTGGAGTGACTTGATCCCCCATGCTCAAAGGGATGCGCTGATCGTGGTTTCGGATTCCCTCAATTTAATCGAAGTGGCAGAAGCGATCGCCGGTGATCGGGTTGCTCAAGTGCAGAATTGGATCGGGGAAAAACTACTAGAAAAACCGACACAAGAGCAGTTAAGCGATTGGAATTCCCATCCCGATAACCTTTTTAATACACTAATCGTGCAACCTTTTGTGTTAATTCAGGCGGTAGTTTAG
- a CDS encoding GAP family protein: MWLAFIDSINPTPIAIAILIFLYRGTRGVWAYVYGIFLTTLVQSFVFYFGLSELQEIISRQHLSSVNWGWLLILVGVVVSAYGLYRWCHRKEIPNLRRWDSLPPLDYANRLKFLAFGSATTLAETPGAFLMILAIIEIRKLATPFVFLPFYLGLYATIYTLPIVLLNLAGIWHKKPLETWLSRHFKLLYLILNITISLSLIAFGVFFLAMGVKQLR, encoded by the coding sequence TTGTGGCTGGCTTTTATTGATAGCATCAATCCCACCCCTATTGCCATCGCTATCCTGATATTTTTGTATCGGGGGACTCGGGGAGTTTGGGCTTACGTCTATGGTATTTTCTTGACTACTTTGGTTCAATCATTCGTTTTTTACTTCGGATTAAGTGAACTGCAAGAGATAATATCGAGACAACACCTATCTTCTGTTAACTGGGGCTGGCTGTTAATTCTTGTTGGAGTGGTGGTCAGTGCTTATGGATTATATCGCTGGTGTCATAGAAAGGAAATTCCGAATCTAAGGAGGTGGGACTCTCTCCCCCCCTTAGATTACGCAAATCGACTCAAATTCTTAGCTTTTGGTAGCGCGACAACCCTCGCGGAGACACCGGGAGCGTTCCTAATGATTCTGGCTATTATTGAAATCAGAAAACTAGCAACTCCTTTCGTGTTTTTACCATTTTACTTAGGTCTTTATGCTACGATTTATACCTTGCCTATTGTTCTTTTAAATTTGGCTGGAATCTGGCATAAAAAGCCTTTAGAAACATGGCTATCTAGACATTTTAAGTTGCTTTACCTCATTCTGAATATCACTATTAGTTTATCTTTAATCGCTTTTGGTGTATTTTTTCTTGCTATGGGAGTGAAACAATTAAGATGA
- a CDS encoding IS701-like element ISMae34 family transposase produces MKETTPAAMPPCFDRWCRRFDNCFKNEAQKNGFRQYLGGLLGESERKNLTQIANNAVGVVYNRLHHFLTESPWSDRQVNECRLQVMNQCRQTQIPRGFSLIVDDSGHRKSGNLTAGVGRQYLGEIGKTDNGIVAVTTHLYDGKKSVPLDIEIYQPASSLAEGKEDKEFKKKPEIAIDLIDRSLTRGYRPKIVLIDAGYGNNTNFLKALEERKLKYLGGLAKNRKVIIEKEGGVEETIQLEQLAKSLSEKDWEKITLNLDKEKTVWVAVFRAKISQLEGERNLAIVMNASSMEKATEVDYFITNVVEADTVTASWIVRTYTERNWVEVFYREAKGWLGLREYQVRDKRSLLRHFILVFCAYTFILWHKLTGGLQRQWANRPLNTFVEALEAFRTAMSFRFFEWLTENRDVFAAYKASLGFVWA; encoded by the coding sequence ATGAAAGAGACAACCCCAGCCGCGATGCCCCCATGCTTTGACCGATGGTGTCGGCGGTTTGACAATTGCTTCAAAAACGAAGCGCAAAAAAACGGCTTCAGACAATATTTAGGAGGATTATTAGGGGAAAGTGAGAGGAAAAACCTCACTCAAATTGCCAATAATGCCGTCGGAGTAGTTTATAACCGATTACATCACTTTTTGACCGAATCTCCCTGGTCAGACCGTCAGGTGAATGAATGTCGGTTGCAAGTGATGAACCAATGCCGCCAGACGCAAATCCCCCGAGGATTTTCCCTGATTGTCGATGACTCAGGACATCGAAAAAGTGGCAATCTGACCGCCGGAGTTGGCAGGCAGTACCTAGGAGAAATTGGCAAGACAGACAACGGAATAGTCGCCGTCACTACCCATCTCTACGACGGCAAAAAAAGTGTCCCCCTAGACATTGAAATTTATCAACCGGCTAGTTCCTTAGCCGAGGGGAAAGAAGACAAAGAATTTAAGAAGAAACCAGAGATAGCGATAGATTTAATTGACCGGAGCTTAACCAGAGGCTATCGACCGAAAATCGTCTTAATAGATGCTGGTTATGGCAACAACACAAATTTTCTCAAAGCCCTGGAAGAAAGAAAGCTAAAATACTTAGGAGGATTGGCAAAAAATCGAAAAGTAATTATTGAAAAAGAAGGGGGTGTGGAAGAAACAATCCAGCTTGAGCAACTAGCAAAAAGCCTATCAGAAAAGGATTGGGAGAAAATCACCCTAAATCTAGATAAAGAAAAAACGGTTTGGGTAGCGGTATTCAGAGCGAAAATATCTCAACTAGAAGGAGAAAGGAACTTGGCGATCGTCATGAATGCAAGTTCAATGGAAAAAGCCACAGAGGTGGACTATTTCATCACCAATGTAGTTGAGGCAGATACAGTAACAGCTTCGTGGATAGTGAGGACTTACACCGAAAGAAATTGGGTGGAAGTATTCTACCGAGAAGCCAAAGGATGGTTAGGGTTAAGGGAATATCAAGTCAGGGATAAACGAAGCTTACTTCGTCATTTTATCCTGGTGTTTTGTGCCTATACATTTATCCTGTGGCATAAGTTAACTGGGGGATTGCAAAGGCAGTGGGCGAATCGACCTTTAAACACTTTTGTGGAAGCCTTGGAAGCTTTTCGGACAGCGATGTCTTTCCGTTTCTTTGAGTGGCTGACCGAGAATCGGGATGTGTTTGCCGCTTACAAAGCCAGTTTAGGCTTTGTTTGGGCTTGA
- a CDS encoding SDR family NAD(P)-dependent oxidoreductase, with translation MTSLSSFENSRSQIKGAVFISASSSGVGRVCAKILAEKGFWVFTGLRNLDQARSLQQETGGNTTPILLDVTKEDSIISAATQVAEVLSKKNLKLLGIINNACHEFHGPLELLPIEFARQEMEVSYLGYLSVIKAFLPLLRQSRGRIVNFSSINGLIVFPSVGTGCAAKYAVEAMSDAFRMELAPWGIKVSIIEPGAIATPLWQKTQEAFEELPKYVSMETLQLYYPSWSEALKKSRSETNLFYKIATSPEQVVPSILHALTSRNPKIRYRIGLDAKALALINWLLPNWLFDFMARRVFLYR, from the coding sequence ATGACTTCTCTTTCTTCATTTGAGAATTCGAGATCTCAAATCAAAGGGGCGGTGTTTATTTCCGCCAGTTCGTCGGGAGTTGGTAGGGTCTGTGCAAAAATTCTTGCAGAAAAAGGGTTTTGGGTTTTTACCGGACTAAGAAATTTAGATCAAGCCCGATCACTGCAACAAGAAACGGGGGGGAATACAACCCCGATCCTGCTTGATGTTACGAAAGAAGATAGCATTATCTCGGCCGCTACTCAGGTGGCAGAAGTATTAAGCAAAAAAAATCTGAAATTGTTGGGCATTATTAACAATGCCTGTCACGAGTTTCACGGGCCTTTAGAACTCCTGCCCATCGAGTTCGCCCGTCAAGAAATGGAGGTGAGCTATTTAGGCTATTTGTCAGTTATCAAAGCTTTTTTACCACTTCTGCGGCAGTCGCGAGGACGGATCGTGAATTTTAGTTCTATCAATGGACTAATCGTATTTCCGAGTGTTGGCACAGGGTGCGCCGCAAAATATGCTGTCGAGGCGATGTCGGATGCTTTTCGTATGGAATTAGCCCCTTGGGGAATCAAAGTATCGATCATCGAACCAGGAGCGATCGCCACCCCTTTGTGGCAAAAAACCCAAGAGGCTTTTGAAGAGTTACCGAAATATGTATCGATGGAAACTCTTCAGTTATACTATCCATCTTGGTCGGAAGCTTTAAAAAAGTCGAGATCGGAAACCAATTTATTTTACAAAATTGCCACATCACCAGAACAAGTTGTACCCTCCATTCTGCACGCGTTAACTAGCAGGAACCCCAAAATTCGCTATCGGATCGGTCTTGATGCTAAAGCTCTGGCTTTGATAAACTGGTTGTTGCCAAATTGGTTATTTGATTTTATGGCTAGGAGGGTTTTTCTCTATCGGTAG
- a CDS encoding aminotransferase class I/II-fold pyridoxal phosphate-dependent enzyme, producing the protein MTTNIETLNSLSSAQKRHLLKQLLSEKSDYMSPSKNPSQWGNEKFLDDAEAAGFLLGDGIPVMDGMSGSRIKRDGREMINLSGINFLGLQQEEQFVEIFCKNTRQYGLATGGSRLTQGVSRPHLLLEQKMNEIWQKDYTLTFGTGALANIGFINAMTSSFGFDATVTIDNQDVVFVLDRDCHWSLWNPLANRKLGSQVFAFKHNDPSSLEQVLKKIKSSRVIVVFETVYSSDGSVAPVGELIEICERYGALSYVDDANGFMIYGTPNRPFYQEYKALRRATFIMVSFSKAVGIEGGAISGPKEFVKSFEILSGTSLFTATMQPPTAATNLEIIQHLEKNPKIMDDYLKRCLQLRETLINLGFHLNDVPSYITSIIIGQDEVAEQVRRDLLDMGYCIPIFRYPAVERGKALIRLMINNKHTDEDINLFVEALKKTREHYQF; encoded by the coding sequence ATGACTACCAATATTGAGACTCTAAATTCGCTTTCATCTGCTCAAAAGCGCCATCTTTTGAAACAACTACTTTCAGAAAAATCTGACTATATGTCTCCGTCGAAAAATCCTAGCCAATGGGGTAATGAAAAATTTCTCGATGACGCTGAGGCAGCTGGATTTCTTCTTGGTGATGGTATTCCGGTTATGGACGGGATGAGTGGCTCTCGCATTAAACGTGATGGTCGGGAAATGATTAATTTATCAGGGATTAATTTTCTCGGACTACAACAAGAAGAGCAATTCGTTGAGATTTTCTGTAAAAATACCCGCCAATATGGTTTAGCTACGGGAGGATCTCGTCTTACTCAAGGAGTTTCCCGTCCCCATCTTTTACTGGAACAAAAGATGAACGAAATTTGGCAAAAAGATTATACTTTAACCTTTGGGACAGGAGCTTTAGCTAATATTGGTTTTATTAATGCTATGACCAGTTCTTTTGGCTTTGATGCAACTGTCACAATAGATAATCAGGATGTTGTTTTTGTTTTAGATCGAGATTGTCACTGGAGTTTATGGAATCCGCTGGCTAACCGAAAGTTGGGTTCTCAAGTATTTGCCTTTAAGCATAATGATCCTTCTTCTCTTGAGCAAGTGTTAAAGAAGATTAAATCATCGAGGGTTATTGTCGTCTTTGAAACAGTATATTCTTCTGATGGCAGTGTAGCTCCTGTTGGTGAATTAATCGAAATTTGTGAGCGTTATGGAGCTTTATCTTACGTTGATGATGCTAACGGATTTATGATTTATGGCACTCCTAATCGACCTTTCTATCAGGAGTACAAAGCTTTACGCAGAGCTACTTTTATCATGGTTTCTTTCTCCAAAGCTGTCGGTATTGAAGGGGGAGCAATCAGTGGACCGAAAGAATTTGTCAAATCTTTTGAGATTCTCTCTGGTACTTCCTTGTTTACAGCAACTATGCAACCACCAACGGCTGCTACGAATCTGGAAATTATACAGCACTTGGAGAAAAATCCCAAAATTATGGATGACTATCTAAAACGCTGTTTACAATTGCGAGAAACTCTAATTAATTTAGGTTTTCACCTCAATGATGTACCTTCTTACATTACCTCAATTATTATTGGTCAAGATGAAGTAGCTGAACAGGTACGACGAGACTTACTGGACATGGGGTATTGTATCCCTATATTCCGTTATCCTGCTGTTGAGCGTGGCAAGGCTTTAATTCGCTTGATGATCAACAATAAGCATACTGATGAGGATATTAATCTTTTTGTTGAAGCTCTCAAAAAAACCCGAGAGCACTATCAATTTTAA
- a CDS encoding AMP-binding protein has protein sequence MPKGVMVSHKNLLHNERLIASAFGHTSKTIGVGWLPLFHDMGLIGHVLQPIYVGFPSVIMPPEAFIQKPLRWLQAISRYKATSSGGPNFAYELCASKIKPQERENLDLSCWDVAFNGAEPVRAITLEKFANTFADSGFKREAFYPCYGMAETTLFVSGGIKSQSPVIEAVDKLALLENSAVTINCQHPNAQLLVGCGHAWLSEKIVIVNPESLTECRDGEIGEIWVSSDSVAQGYWNRPEQTEETFKAYLADTQVGPFLRTGDLGFLLAGELFITGRLKDLIIVQGRNHYPQDIESTVEKSHLGLRQGCGAVFSVEIAGQERLVVVQEVERSYLRKLDSPEVIEQIIRSVAEEHQLDVYAVALLKTASIPKTSSGKIQRIACRTAFLAGTLDVIGDWSKIPSQKKDFIKLESDVNHLLEKLKTFSHLSESSEYKAIYEEIEQWLIAKFAELKETADENIDVRQNIGFDSLVAAELNNLFNTNWGVEIPIDNFIEGVSVNSLTAILTNKISENRWKFTEQIDQMNDEEVDALLSSILSK, from the coding sequence ATGCCTAAAGGAGTTATGGTTAGTCATAAAAATTTACTTCATAATGAAAGACTGATTGCTTCTGCCTTTGGACACACAAGCAAAACTATTGGTGTAGGATGGTTGCCACTATTCCATGATATGGGACTAATTGGTCACGTATTACAACCCATATACGTCGGATTTCCTTCTGTGATTATGCCTCCAGAAGCATTTATCCAAAAACCGCTCCGATGGTTACAAGCTATTTCTCGCTACAAAGCTACCAGTAGTGGTGGACCTAATTTTGCTTATGAATTATGTGCCTCTAAAATTAAACCTCAAGAGCGAGAAAATCTGGATTTAAGTTGTTGGGATGTGGCTTTTAATGGAGCCGAACCTGTGCGAGCAATTACATTAGAAAAATTTGCTAATACTTTTGCTGATAGTGGTTTTAAGAGAGAGGCATTTTACCCTTGTTATGGGATGGCTGAAACTACTCTATTTGTATCGGGGGGAATTAAAAGCCAATCTCCTGTGATTGAAGCAGTTGATAAATTAGCTCTTTTAGAAAATAGTGCCGTTACTATTAACTGTCAACACCCGAATGCTCAGTTATTGGTCGGTTGTGGTCACGCTTGGTTATCAGAAAAAATTGTGATTGTGAATCCTGAATCGTTAACTGAATGTCGAGATGGAGAAATAGGAGAAATTTGGGTATCTAGTGATAGTGTAGCTCAGGGTTATTGGAATCGACCCGAACAGACAGAAGAAACTTTCAAAGCTTATTTAGCTGATACCCAGGTCGGTCCATTTCTGCGGACAGGAGATTTAGGATTTTTACTGGCTGGTGAGTTATTTATCACAGGCAGACTCAAGGACTTAATTATTGTTCAAGGACGTAATCATTATCCTCAAGATATTGAATCCACCGTCGAAAAAAGTCACCTGGGATTGCGGCAAGGGTGTGGAGCAGTATTTTCAGTGGAAATTGCTGGCCAAGAAAGGCTAGTGGTTGTCCAAGAGGTAGAGCGGAGTTATCTGCGTAAATTAGACTCACCAGAGGTAATTGAGCAAATTATTCGCTCTGTTGCCGAAGAACATCAGCTAGATGTTTATGCCGTCGCACTTCTTAAGACAGCAAGTATTCCTAAAACCTCTAGTGGTAAAATTCAACGAATAGCTTGTCGGACTGCTTTCCTAGCGGGAACTCTTGATGTGATTGGCGATTGGAGTAAAATTCCATCTCAAAAAAAGGACTTCATAAAACTAGAATCAGATGTTAATCATTTGTTAGAAAAATTAAAAACTTTTTCGCACTTATCAGAATCATCTGAGTACAAGGCTATTTATGAAGAGATTGAACAGTGGTTAATTGCTAAATTTGCAGAACTAAAGGAAACGGCTGATGAAAACATAGACGTTCGACAAAATATCGGATTTGATTCCTTGGTAGCTGCTGAATTAAATAATCTGTTTAACACTAACTGGGGAGTTGAAATCCCTATAGATAATTTTATTGAAGGTGTTAGTGTTAATAGTTTAACAGCAATTTTGACTAACAAAATATCAGAGAATCGCTGGAAGTTTACGGAACAAATAGACCAAATGAATGATGAAGAAGTGGATGCTTTACTCAGTTCCATATTATCTAAATAG
- a CDS encoding IS701-like element ISMae34 family transposase, whose product MKETTPAAMPPCFDRWCRRFDNCFKNEAQKNGFRQYLGGLLGESERKNLTQIANNAVGVVYNRLHHFLTESPWSDRQVNECRLQVMNQCRQTQIPRGFSLIVDDSGHRKSGNLTAGVGRQYLGEIGKTDNGIVAVTTHLYDGKKSVPLDIEIYQPASSLAEGKEDKEFKKKPEIAIDLIDRSLTRGYRPKIVLIDAGYGNNTNFLKALEERKLKYLGGLAKNRKVIIEKEGGVEETIQLEQLAKSLSEKDWEKITLNLDKEKTVWVAVFRAKISQLEGERNLAIVMNASSMEKATEVDYFITNVVEADTVTASWIVRTYTERNWVEVFYREAKGWLGLREYQVRDKRSLLRHFILVFCAYTFILWHQLTGGLQRRWANRPLNTFVEALEAFRTAMSFRFFEWLTENRDVFAAYKASLGFVWA is encoded by the coding sequence ATGAAAGAGACAACCCCAGCCGCGATGCCCCCATGCTTTGACCGATGGTGTCGGCGGTTTGACAATTGCTTCAAAAACGAAGCGCAAAAAAACGGCTTCAGACAATATTTAGGAGGATTATTAGGGGAAAGTGAGAGGAAAAACCTCACTCAAATTGCCAATAATGCCGTCGGAGTAGTTTATAACCGATTACATCACTTTTTGACCGAATCTCCCTGGTCAGACCGTCAGGTGAATGAATGTCGGTTGCAAGTGATGAACCAATGCCGCCAGACGCAAATCCCCCGAGGATTTTCCCTGATTGTCGATGACTCAGGACATCGAAAAAGTGGCAATCTGACCGCCGGAGTTGGCAGGCAGTACCTAGGAGAAATTGGCAAGACAGACAACGGAATAGTCGCCGTCACTACCCATCTCTACGACGGCAAAAAAAGTGTCCCCCTAGACATTGAAATTTATCAACCGGCTAGTTCCTTAGCCGAGGGGAAAGAAGACAAAGAATTTAAGAAGAAACCAGAGATAGCGATAGATTTAATTGACCGGAGCTTAACCAGAGGCTATCGACCGAAAATCGTCTTAATAGATGCTGGTTATGGCAACAACACAAATTTTCTCAAAGCCCTGGAAGAAAGAAAGCTAAAATACTTAGGAGGATTGGCAAAAAATCGAAAAGTAATTATTGAAAAAGAAGGGGGTGTGGAAGAAACAATCCAGCTTGAGCAACTAGCAAAAAGCCTATCAGAAAAGGATTGGGAGAAAATCACCCTAAATCTAGATAAAGAGAAAACGGTTTGGGTAGCGGTATTCAGAGCGAAAATATCTCAACTAGAAGGAGAAAGGAACTTGGCGATCGTCATGAATGCAAGTTCAATGGAAAAAGCCACAGAGGTGGACTATTTCATCACCAATGTAGTTGAGGCAGATACAGTAACAGCTTCGTGGATAGTGAGGACTTACACCGAAAGAAATTGGGTGGAAGTATTCTACCGAGAAGCCAAAGGATGGTTAGGGTTAAGGGAATATCAAGTCAGGGATAAACGAAGCTTACTTCGTCATTTTATCTTGGTGTTTTGTGCCTATACATTTATCCTGTGGCATCAGTTAACTGGGGGATTGCAAAGGCGGTGGGCGAATCGACCTTTAAACACTTTTGTGGAAGCCTTGGAAGCTTTTCGGACAGCGATGTCTTTCCGTTTCTTTGAGTGGCTGACCGAGAATCGGGATGTGTTTGCCGCTTACAAAGCCAGTTTAGGCTTTGTTTGGGCTTGA
- a CDS encoding ABC transporter permease, whose translation MSRHSALQSYLLVRLLLAPLMLWTIVTVVFLLMRVAPGDPTDAILGNRAPESAKNALREQLGLNKPLFFQYLDYIFHLMRLNLGDSLTSKGVTVWEIIAKHFPATVELTFYGMLIAVIVGVGLGIITASRPNTPLDAGGRLFGLITYSLPIFWVGMLLQLIFAVKLRWFPLGTRFPLSETPPQTITGLYTFDSLMTLQLDKLPTALYYLALPSFTLGILLSGIFERMVRVNLKQTLQADYVDAAKARGIPEKTIMIAHALKNALIPVITVLGLTFAALLGGAVLTEVTFSWPGLGNQLYRAISLRDYPTVQGLMAFFATIVVFASILIDLINAYIDPRIRY comes from the coding sequence ATGTCTCGCCACTCCGCTTTACAATCCTATTTACTGGTGCGTTTACTCCTAGCTCCCTTGATGTTATGGACGATCGTGACGGTGGTTTTTCTGCTGATGCGTGTTGCCCCCGGTGATCCCACGGATGCGATTTTAGGCAACCGCGCCCCTGAAAGTGCCAAAAATGCCCTAAGAGAACAATTAGGACTGAATAAACCCCTATTTTTCCAGTACCTAGACTATATTTTCCACCTAATGCGCCTCAATTTAGGAGACTCTTTAACCAGTAAGGGGGTGACGGTATGGGAGATTATCGCTAAACATTTTCCAGCGACGGTGGAACTAACTTTTTATGGAATGCTAATTGCGGTGATAGTGGGAGTCGGATTGGGAATTATCACCGCTTCTCGTCCGAATACTCCCTTAGATGCGGGGGGACGTTTATTTGGGTTGATAACCTATTCCTTGCCGATTTTTTGGGTGGGAATGCTCTTACAGCTAATTTTTGCGGTAAAGTTGCGCTGGTTTCCCTTGGGGACTCGTTTTCCTTTGAGTGAGACTCCACCCCAGACAATTACGGGTTTATACACCTTTGATAGTCTGATGACTCTACAACTAGATAAGTTGCCCACAGCTTTGTATTATCTAGCCTTACCTAGTTTTACTCTCGGCATTCTTTTGAGTGGGATTTTTGAACGGATGGTGCGAGTTAATCTGAAACAAACTTTGCAAGCGGACTATGTAGATGCGGCCAAAGCGAGAGGAATACCAGAAAAAACGATTATGATCGCCCATGCGCTGAAAAATGCCCTAATTCCCGTAATTACTGTCTTAGGATTAACTTTTGCGGCTCTTTTAGGTGGTGCAGTCTTGACGGAAGTTACTTTTTCTTGGCCGGGTTTGGGAAATCAGTTATATCGCGCGATTTCTCTGCGGGATTACCCAACAGTGCAGGGATTAATGGCTTTTTTTGCGACAATAGTGGTTTTTGCCAGTATTTTAATCGATCTCATCAATGCTTACATTGATCCTCGCATCCGTTATTAA